Proteins encoded in a region of the Paenibacillus sp. E222 genome:
- the pepF gene encoding oligoendopeptidase F codes for MEKIRTRDEVSQETTWDLRDLFGTDAEWELELRSLPEAAAHIETFKGHLGEGAEQLLACLDAREALQERISKTASYARLKQSEDSTNPANIENSAKAGDILSDLSSSLSFVNSEIVNLPDGTVKRYIEELPGLQPYARSLERLIQEKEHRLSPETEKVLASLGEVLDSPYRIYLRGKLADMTFDDALDGDDHNRPLSWSFYENNYEMSSDTKLRRSAYAAFSSKLNDYKNTFAEGYATEVKKQVVLSRLRGYDDVTDMLLSPQQVSKEMYNNVLDIIQQELAPHMRRLAALKKRELGLDKLMFCDLKAPLDPEFSPAITYEEACTLIREALAVLGPEYGDIVERAFSERWVDYADNAGKSTGAFCSSIYGSHSYILISWANNMRGAFTLAHEVGHAGHFMLAGHYQRLTNTRPSLYFIEAPSTMNEMLLADHLLKRSDHPRMRRWVILQLLNTYYHNFVTHLLEGELQRQVYALATKDEPITAKTLSQLKGNILSEFWGPELVIDEGAKLTWMRQPHYYMGLYPYTYAAGLTASTAAAQLIREEGQPAVDRWLDALKAGGSLDPQELMKLAGVDMSGPEPIRSAVAYVGSLVDELERLYS; via the coding sequence ATGGAAAAAATACGTACACGCGATGAAGTAAGCCAAGAGACGACCTGGGACTTGCGAGACTTGTTTGGGACTGACGCAGAGTGGGAACTGGAGCTTAGATCACTGCCTGAAGCTGCTGCCCATATTGAAACCTTCAAAGGACATCTGGGCGAAGGCGCAGAGCAGCTGCTGGCCTGTCTGGATGCCCGCGAAGCTTTGCAGGAACGCATTAGCAAAACGGCTTCATATGCCAGGCTGAAACAGTCGGAGGACAGTACCAATCCCGCGAATATTGAGAATTCAGCCAAGGCGGGAGACATCTTATCGGATTTGTCGTCGTCCTTGTCTTTTGTGAATTCCGAGATCGTGAATCTTCCCGATGGAACGGTTAAACGTTATATTGAAGAACTTCCGGGTTTGCAGCCGTATGCCCGCAGTCTGGAGCGTCTAATTCAGGAAAAAGAACATCGTCTTTCGCCCGAAACGGAGAAGGTACTCGCTTCCCTTGGGGAAGTGCTGGATTCGCCATACCGGATCTATCTGCGCGGTAAATTGGCAGACATGACGTTTGACGATGCACTTGACGGCGATGACCATAACCGCCCGCTGTCCTGGTCATTTTATGAGAACAATTATGAAATGTCATCGGACACAAAGCTGCGACGCTCTGCGTATGCCGCATTCAGTTCCAAGCTGAACGATTACAAAAATACGTTTGCTGAAGGATACGCCACCGAAGTGAAGAAGCAGGTCGTCCTGTCCAGACTTCGTGGATATGATGATGTTACGGATATGCTGCTTAGTCCTCAGCAGGTAAGCAAAGAGATGTATAACAATGTCCTGGATATCATCCAGCAGGAACTCGCACCTCACATGCGCAGACTGGCAGCTCTCAAGAAACGTGAGTTAGGTCTGGACAAGCTGATGTTCTGTGATCTGAAAGCACCATTGGACCCTGAATTCAGTCCTGCTATTACATATGAGGAAGCATGCACGCTCATTCGGGAGGCTCTTGCCGTGCTGGGACCGGAATATGGCGACATTGTGGAACGTGCGTTTAGTGAGCGTTGGGTAGATTACGCGGATAATGCGGGCAAGTCGACAGGAGCTTTTTGTTCGTCCATATATGGTTCTCATTCCTATATCCTCATCTCATGGGCAAATAATATGCGCGGAGCATTTACACTTGCCCATGAAGTCGGACATGCCGGACATTTCATGCTTGCCGGGCATTACCAACGCCTCACGAATACACGACCGTCCCTCTATTTCATCGAGGCGCCTTCAACGATGAATGAAATGCTGCTGGCAGATCATCTGTTGAAACGTTCTGATCATCCGAGAATGCGTCGTTGGGTCATTTTGCAATTGCTCAATACGTATTACCATAACTTTGTTACGCATCTGCTTGAAGGTGAATTGCAGCGTCAGGTGTATGCACTCGCAACCAAGGATGAACCGATCACAGCGAAGACGTTAAGTCAGCTGAAAGGAAACATCCTCTCCGAGTTCTGGGGGCCTGAACTGGTGATTGACGAAGGGGCCAAACTGACCTGGATGAGACAGCCTCATTATTATATGGGATTGTATCCATATACCTATGCAGCAGGTCTGACGGCATCTACCGCTGCTGCACAGCTGATTCGGGAAGAGGGGCAGCCTGCCGTAGATCGCTGGCTTGACGCCTTGAAAGCGGGAGGAAGCCTTGATCCGCAAGAGCTGATGAAGCTTGCAGGTGTGGACATGTCCGGGCCTGAGCCGATTCGTAGTGCCGTGGCCTATGTTGGCAGTCTGGTCGATGAACTTGAACGTCTGTATTCGTAA
- a CDS encoding DUF2500 domain-containing protein, with amino-acid sequence MTSLSISSSLGWLSMDGFGIFDDMNDVPGFEGNQGGFFAGFNEFGAMSAFGSIFIGGIFLIIAGVIVYAIISGVRTWSSNNASALLTLHSTIVAKRTEVTGGSGDSSASTWYYATFEFDNGDRVELNVGGSNYGMFVENDRGMLTYQGTRFKHFERDVQPQSGVSKNSFYT; translated from the coding sequence ATGACGTCATTGAGCATATCTTCATCACTGGGCTGGTTAAGCATGGATGGCTTCGGTATTTTTGATGACATGAATGATGTTCCGGGATTTGAGGGCAATCAGGGTGGTTTTTTTGCTGGTTTCAATGAGTTTGGAGCAATGAGTGCGTTTGGATCAATCTTTATCGGCGGCATATTTCTCATCATTGCGGGTGTTATTGTTTATGCCATTATTTCCGGGGTACGCACATGGTCATCAAACAATGCATCAGCGCTGTTAACTTTGCATTCAACAATTGTGGCCAAACGAACAGAAGTCACAGGTGGGAGCGGGGACAGCAGTGCATCTACCTGGTATTACGCCACGTTTGAATTTGATAATGGAGATCGTGTGGAATTAAATGTTGGCGGCAGTAATTACGGGATGTTTGTAGAAAATGACCGAGGCATGCTGACATATCAGGGGACAAGGTTTAAGCATTTTGAAAGAGATGTGCAGCCTCAGTCCGGTGTTAGTAAAAACAGCTTTTATA
- a CDS encoding helix-turn-helix domain-containing protein codes for MASEVKERINLKEINCEKELTLAVIGGKWKLIILWHLGLEGTKRFSELKRLIPHITQKMLTNQLRELEEDKLIERKVYAEVPPRVEYTLTDHGHSLMPVLHAMYNWGKNYGENVIWKSE; via the coding sequence ATGGCGTCCGAAGTTAAGGAACGGATCAACTTGAAAGAGATTAACTGTGAGAAAGAATTGACCCTTGCGGTGATCGGAGGCAAATGGAAACTGATTATTCTATGGCATCTGGGTCTTGAAGGCACTAAGCGTTTCAGTGAATTGAAGCGATTGATTCCTCATATTACCCAAAAGATGCTGACCAACCAGTTGCGCGAACTGGAGGAAGACAAACTAATTGAGCGCAAAGTGTATGCAGAAGTACCTCCTCGTGTTGAATATACGTTGACGGATCACGGCCACAGCCTGATGCCTGTGCTACATGCGATGTATAACTGGGGCAAGAACTATGGTGAAAATGTAATTTGGAAATCAGAATAA